The Nocardioides campestrisoli genome includes a window with the following:
- a CDS encoding LLM class flavin-dependent oxidoreductase yields MPDYGHPLRFGSFITPTAASPRRPVELAVLSEELGFDLATFQDHPYQPSFLDTWTLMSYAAARTERIHLAGNVLNLPLRPPAVLAKSVASLDLLSGGRVALGLGAGGFWDAIEAYGGTRLPPGEAVDAVAEAITIIRGVWDTADRSVLAVDGAHHRVRGAKRGPAPAHEVPIWLGALKPRMLRLIGRAADGWLPSMPYLQPGDLGRGMGVIDEAAREVGRDPAEVVRLLNVAPDAGADELVRLAVEDGVSTFIVMGDDEGGLRRFAALTGEVRDRVAEARESSGVRERGRVRSSSALAGRLPGIGYDDLPPELAERAVEPGDPAYSRYTSSYLRGGAPGLVLRPRSVAEVQTAVAVAREHRELPLGVLSAGHGISGRSLNHGGLVIDVSALDTVEVLDPDTGQVRLGPGARWADVARTLAPYGLAISSGDYGGVGVGGLATAGGIGWFARSHGLTIDHLSEVEMVLADGRVVRTSPDQEPDLFWGVRGAGANFGIATSFRLTAARVGTIAFAQLAFDASDTATFLERWGQEVESADRSVTGQVILGARRGGQRIAQAMLVVDSADPDSIIERLQPIAEIAPLVQQQVALTTYDQVLGLFSSDEPQQGRGEPHTHSGLADHLSPELAAELADLLDAGTSYFFSIRAVGGAVADVPSAATAYAGRSAAFSLSGFGTGPAFDSAWERLVPHLSGSYLSFETGTGPEWIERAFPPAHLARLRDLKRRYDPTGLFRDNFFIEPATEALEGPAA; encoded by the coding sequence ATGCCTGACTATGGTCACCCTCTGCGCTTCGGCTCCTTCATCACCCCGACGGCCGCCTCGCCTCGACGACCGGTCGAGCTCGCGGTCCTCAGCGAGGAGCTCGGTTTCGACCTCGCCACCTTCCAGGACCATCCCTACCAGCCGTCGTTCCTCGACACCTGGACGCTGATGTCGTACGCCGCCGCACGCACCGAGCGGATCCACCTCGCCGGCAACGTGCTCAACCTGCCGCTGCGCCCGCCGGCCGTCCTGGCGAAGTCGGTGGCCAGCCTGGACCTGCTCTCGGGTGGCCGCGTCGCGCTGGGACTGGGCGCCGGCGGGTTCTGGGACGCGATCGAGGCGTACGGCGGGACCCGGCTGCCCCCCGGCGAGGCGGTGGACGCCGTGGCCGAGGCGATCACCATCATCCGCGGCGTGTGGGACACCGCTGACCGGTCGGTGCTCGCGGTCGACGGCGCCCACCACCGGGTCCGCGGCGCCAAGCGCGGCCCGGCGCCCGCGCACGAGGTGCCGATCTGGCTCGGGGCGCTCAAGCCACGGATGCTGCGGCTGATCGGCCGCGCCGCCGACGGCTGGCTGCCCTCGATGCCCTACCTCCAGCCCGGTGACCTCGGGCGCGGCATGGGAGTGATCGACGAGGCGGCCCGAGAGGTCGGCCGGGACCCCGCCGAGGTCGTGCGGCTGCTCAACGTCGCTCCCGACGCCGGCGCCGACGAGCTGGTGCGGCTCGCCGTCGAGGACGGCGTGAGCACCTTCATCGTGATGGGCGACGACGAGGGTGGGCTGCGTCGCTTCGCCGCGTTGACCGGCGAGGTGCGTGACCGGGTCGCCGAGGCACGCGAGAGCTCCGGGGTGCGCGAGCGCGGCCGGGTCCGCAGCTCCTCGGCCCTGGCGGGTCGACTGCCCGGCATCGGGTACGACGACCTGCCGCCCGAGCTGGCCGAGCGCGCGGTCGAGCCGGGCGACCCGGCGTACTCGCGCTACACCTCCAGCTACCTGCGCGGCGGCGCCCCCGGGCTCGTCCTCCGGCCGCGGAGCGTCGCCGAGGTGCAGACCGCCGTCGCCGTGGCCCGCGAGCACCGCGAGCTGCCGCTCGGCGTGCTCAGTGCCGGGCACGGCATCTCCGGCCGTTCCCTGAACCACGGCGGGCTGGTCATCGACGTCAGCGCGCTCGACACCGTCGAGGTGCTCGACCCCGACACCGGCCAGGTGCGGCTCGGACCCGGGGCCCGGTGGGCTGATGTGGCCCGCACGCTCGCGCCGTACGGGCTGGCGATCAGCAGCGGCGACTACGGCGGCGTGGGCGTGGGCGGACTCGCGACCGCCGGCGGGATCGGCTGGTTCGCACGCAGCCACGGCCTGACCATCGACCACCTGAGCGAGGTCGAGATGGTCCTGGCCGACGGACGGGTCGTGCGCACCAGCCCTGACCAGGAGCCCGACCTGTTCTGGGGCGTGCGCGGGGCCGGCGCCAACTTCGGCATCGCCACCTCCTTCCGGCTCACCGCCGCCCGGGTCGGCACGATCGCGTTCGCCCAGCTCGCGTTCGACGCCAGCGACACCGCGACCTTCCTGGAGCGGTGGGGCCAGGAGGTCGAGTCCGCGGACCGCAGCGTCACCGGCCAGGTGATCCTGGGTGCGCGGCGGGGTGGACAGCGGATCGCCCAGGCGATGCTGGTCGTCGACTCCGCGGACCCCGACTCGATCATCGAGCGCCTGCAGCCGATCGCGGAGATCGCACCCCTGGTGCAGCAGCAGGTCGCGCTCACGACCTACGACCAGGTGCTGGGCCTGTTCAGCAGTGACGAGCCGCAGCAGGGCCGCGGCGAACCACACACCCACTCCGGCCTGGCCGACCACCTCTCCCCCGAGCTCGCGGCCGAGCTCGCGGACCTGCTCGACGCAGGCACGTCGTACTTCTTCTCGATCCGGGCGGTCGGCGGAGCGGTCGCCGACGTACCGAGCGCCGCCACGGCGTACGCCGGCCGCAGCGCGGCGTTCTCGCTCTCCGGCTTCGGTACCGGCCCGGCCTTCGACTCAGCCTGGGAGCGGCTCGTCCCACACCTGTCCGGCAGCTACCTCAGCTTCGAGACCGGTACCGGACCGGAGTGGATCGAGCGCGCCTTCCCACCGGCCCACCTCGCCCGGTTGCGCGACCTCAAGCGCCGCTACGACCCCACGGGTCTGTTCCGCGACAACTTCTTCATCGAGCCCGCGACCGAGGCGCTGGAGGGCCCGGCCGCCTGA
- a CDS encoding sulfate ABC transporter permease: MVKYVLRLIVVAYLFLLVAWPVSLVAINTFDGGTQALRDVLADVDVQTALRLTVVAALSAVAINTVFGVGMSLLLVRYTFPGKRILSALIDLPLSVSPIVVGLALVLVYGGRGGWFGPTLESWGFQVIFSTPGIIMATAFVALPLVIREVVPTLEEIGIEQEQAATSLGASAWQTFWRITLPGIKWAVVYGVVLSLARSLGEFGAVKVVSGNVLGETRTATLVVEEKYLNFDQQGAYAMAFLLAMVSVICIVVVAILRPKEEKGTR; the protein is encoded by the coding sequence GTGGTTAAGTACGTGCTCCGCCTCATCGTGGTCGCCTACCTGTTCCTGCTGGTCGCCTGGCCGGTCTCGCTGGTCGCGATCAACACCTTCGACGGCGGCACCCAGGCACTGCGCGACGTGCTGGCCGACGTCGACGTCCAGACCGCGCTGCGGCTCACCGTGGTGGCCGCCCTGAGCGCGGTCGCCATCAACACCGTCTTCGGTGTCGGCATGTCGCTGCTCCTGGTCCGCTACACCTTCCCGGGCAAGCGGATCCTCAGCGCCCTGATCGACCTGCCGCTCTCGGTCTCGCCGATCGTGGTCGGCCTGGCCCTCGTGCTCGTCTACGGCGGCCGGGGCGGCTGGTTCGGCCCGACGCTGGAGTCGTGGGGCTTCCAGGTCATCTTCTCCACCCCGGGCATCATCATGGCCACCGCCTTCGTGGCGCTGCCGCTGGTGATCCGCGAGGTGGTGCCGACCCTGGAGGAGATCGGCATCGAGCAGGAGCAGGCCGCCACCAGCCTGGGCGCCAGCGCCTGGCAGACCTTCTGGCGGATCACCCTGCCCGGCATCAAGTGGGCGGTCGTCTACGGCGTCGTGCTCTCCCTGGCCCGCTCGCTCGGCGAGTTCGGCGCCGTCAAGGTGGTCTCCGGCAACGTGCTCGGCGAGACCCGCACCGCCACCCTCGTGGTGGAGGAGAAGTACCTCAACTTCGACCAGCAGGGGGCGTACGCGATGGCGTTCCTGCTCGCCATGGTCTCGGTCATCTGCATCGTCGTCGTCGCGATCCTGCGGCCCAAGGAAGAGAAAGGCACCCGCTGA
- a CDS encoding GntR family transcriptional regulator codes for MRQGYAAGVVSEQLSEWITEGRLAPEAKVSEAWVAGELQVSRNTVREAFRLLAHDGLLVHEFNRGVFVAPVTAADVRDVYRVRRIIETAVVRSLQPDDRHRLGALAELVGAARTAAGHGDWVEVGTANMRFHRALVALAGSPRLDLTMRRLAAELRLVFAVSRDPQRFFEPFVERNSSLVDLMAADRFEQAADYLDRYLADSERAILAAFADRAPTLD; via the coding sequence ATGAGGCAGGGGTATGCCGCTGGGGTGGTGAGCGAACAGCTCAGCGAGTGGATCACCGAGGGGCGGCTCGCCCCCGAGGCGAAGGTCTCCGAGGCCTGGGTGGCCGGTGAGCTCCAGGTCTCCCGCAACACCGTCCGCGAGGCGTTCCGGCTGCTCGCGCACGACGGGCTGCTGGTGCACGAGTTCAACCGCGGCGTCTTCGTCGCCCCGGTGACGGCCGCCGACGTCCGGGACGTCTACCGGGTACGCCGGATCATCGAGACCGCCGTCGTCCGCTCGTTGCAGCCCGACGACCGGCACCGGCTCGGGGCCCTCGCGGAGCTGGTGGGGGCCGCCCGGACCGCGGCCGGGCACGGGGACTGGGTGGAGGTCGGCACCGCCAACATGCGCTTCCACCGGGCGCTGGTCGCGCTGGCCGGGAGCCCGCGGCTCGACCTGACCATGCGGCGGCTGGCCGCCGAGCTGCGCCTGGTCTTTGCGGTCAGCCGGGACCCGCAGCGGTTCTTCGAGCCGTTCGTGGAGCGCAACAGCAGCCTCGTCGACCTGATGGCCGCGGACAGGTTCGAGCAGGCGGCCGACTACCTCGACCGCTACCTCGCCGACTCCGAGCGCGCGATCCTCGCAGCGTTCGCGGATCGCGCACCGACCCTGGACTGA
- a CDS encoding winged helix-turn-helix transcriptional regulator: MTTRSSPPHHQALIDDTTCREATTGLEFVGRRWTGAIMLALGRGASRFGEVLAAVDGLSARLLTARLRELEEHGLVEREVIATTPVSVRYRLTPRGRDLLAAMQPLVAYHLRWGA, encoded by the coding sequence GTGACCACCAGGAGCTCGCCGCCCCACCACCAGGCCTTGATCGACGACACCACCTGCCGCGAGGCCACGACGGGCCTGGAGTTCGTCGGCCGGCGCTGGACCGGCGCGATCATGCTCGCGCTCGGCCGCGGCGCGTCGCGGTTCGGGGAGGTCCTGGCGGCGGTCGACGGTCTCTCCGCGCGGCTGCTCACCGCGCGGCTGCGCGAGCTGGAGGAACACGGCCTCGTCGAGCGTGAGGTGATCGCGACGACGCCGGTCTCGGTGCGCTACCGGCTCACCCCCCGTGGCCGTGACCTGCTGGCGGCGATGCAACCGCTGGTGGCCTATCACCTGCGCTGGGGCGCATGA
- a CDS encoding LamB/YcsF family protein, with protein sequence MTSSTTVDLNSDLGEGLGSWAMGDDEALLSVVTSANVACGFHAGDPSIMRRVARQAGSGGVAIGAHVAYRDQMGFGRRFIDMDAETLTDEVVYQIGALDGLARTAGQRVTYVKPHGALYNTIVTHEVQAAAVVAAVKAYDDSLVLLGLPGSEVLRQAEAAGLRTAHEAFADRAYTPEGHLVSRKQPGSVLHDPGAIARRCVAMAAGEPIEDVNGDPLTLRADSICVHGDTPGAVAIAQQVRAGLEQAGVRLAPFAPAS encoded by the coding sequence ATGACCAGCTCCACGACCGTCGATCTCAACTCCGACCTGGGCGAGGGCCTGGGCAGCTGGGCGATGGGGGACGACGAGGCGTTGCTCTCCGTCGTCACCAGCGCCAACGTGGCCTGCGGCTTCCACGCCGGCGATCCGTCGATCATGCGCCGGGTCGCCCGGCAGGCCGGCAGCGGCGGCGTGGCGATCGGCGCGCACGTCGCCTACCGCGACCAGATGGGCTTCGGCCGCCGCTTCATCGACATGGACGCCGAGACGCTGACCGACGAGGTGGTCTACCAGATCGGCGCGCTGGACGGGCTGGCCCGCACGGCCGGGCAGCGGGTGACCTACGTCAAGCCGCACGGTGCCCTCTACAACACCATCGTCACCCACGAGGTCCAGGCGGCCGCCGTGGTCGCGGCGGTCAAGGCGTACGACGACTCGCTGGTGCTGCTCGGGCTCCCCGGCTCCGAGGTGCTGCGGCAGGCGGAGGCGGCCGGGTTGCGTACCGCCCACGAGGCGTTCGCCGACCGCGCCTACACCCCCGAGGGGCACCTGGTCTCGCGCAAGCAGCCGGGCTCGGTGCTGCACGACCCGGGCGCCATCGCCCGCCGCTGCGTGGCGATGGCGGCGGGGGAGCCGATCGAGGACGTCAACGGCGACCCGCTCACCCTGCGCGCCGACTCGATCTGCGTGCACGGCGACACCCCGGGCGCGGTCGCGATCGCCCAGCAGGTGCGTGCCGGGCTCGAGCAGGCGGGGGTCCGGCTCGCCCCGTTCGCCCCGGCCTCCTGA
- a CDS encoding sulfate/molybdate ABC transporter ATP-binding protein: MSIEVKGLNKNFGDFVALHDVNVAIPTGQLTALLGPSGGGKSTLLRIIAGLETADSGTIEIEGTDATRLSPQKRNVGFVFQHYAAFKHMSVAKNVAFGLEIRKRPKDEVKRRVDELLELVHLSQFGHRLPSQLSGGQRQRMALARALAVEPTVLLLDEPFGALDAKVRKELRDWLRRLHDEVHVTTVFVTHDQEEALEVADQIVVINEGRVEQIGTPDQLYDEPASDFVMSFLGDVTTLGGHAIRPHDIDVSVSPQVAGVLEGTVARVLRIGFEVRLTVHTVDGEEVTVQLTRTSARSLGLAEGTTVWLSPAEGATVMPAQAVVPA; encoded by the coding sequence ATGAGCATCGAGGTCAAGGGGCTGAACAAGAACTTCGGTGACTTCGTGGCCCTCCACGACGTCAACGTCGCCATCCCGACCGGCCAGCTCACCGCGCTGCTCGGCCCCAGCGGCGGCGGCAAGTCCACCCTGCTGCGGATCATCGCGGGCCTGGAGACCGCCGACTCCGGCACGATCGAGATCGAGGGCACCGACGCCACCCGGCTCTCCCCGCAGAAGCGCAACGTCGGCTTCGTCTTCCAGCACTACGCGGCGTTCAAGCACATGAGCGTGGCGAAGAACGTCGCCTTCGGCCTGGAGATCCGCAAGCGGCCCAAGGACGAGGTCAAGCGCCGGGTCGACGAGCTCCTCGAGCTGGTCCACCTGTCCCAGTTCGGGCACCGGCTGCCCTCGCAGCTCTCCGGCGGTCAGCGCCAGCGGATGGCGCTGGCCAGGGCGCTCGCGGTCGAGCCGACCGTGCTGCTGCTCGACGAGCCGTTCGGCGCCCTGGACGCCAAGGTCCGCAAGGAGCTGCGCGACTGGCTGCGCCGGCTGCACGACGAGGTGCACGTGACCACGGTCTTCGTCACCCACGACCAGGAGGAGGCCCTGGAGGTCGCCGACCAGATCGTGGTGATCAACGAGGGCCGGGTCGAGCAGATCGGCACGCCCGACCAGCTCTACGACGAGCCGGCCAGCGACTTCGTGATGAGCTTCCTGGGTGACGTGACCACCCTGGGTGGGCACGCCATCCGCCCGCACGACATCGACGTCTCGGTCTCCCCGCAGGTCGCCGGCGTGCTCGAGGGCACGGTGGCCCGGGTGCTCCGCATCGGCTTCGAGGTGCGGCTGACCGTGCACACGGTGGACGGCGAGGAGGTCACGGTCCAGCTGACCCGCACCAGCGCCCGCTCGCTCGGGCTGGCCGAGGGCACCACGGTCTGGCTGAGCCCGGCCGAGGGCGCCACGGTGATGCCGGCCCAGGCGGTCGTCCCGGCCTGA
- the cysT gene encoding sulfate ABC transporter permease subunit CysT: MTSVSLEAAGRPVRKRRPALGTNLTATSGVGLGVAMIWFSLLVLIPLCAVVITAAEGGWAAFWTTITNEQTSAAIKLTVSQAALVTLVNVVMGTLIAWVLVRDHFWGKGLLEILIDIPFALPTIVAGLVLLSLYGRDSPLGFDVVNTRASVFLAFLFVTLPFVVRMVQPVLAELEKDVEEAAASLGAGKLTTFRRVILPALVPAITAGAALSFARGVSEYGSLVLLSGNLPFKTEVTSVRILGSIENNNVAAAASTATVLLLISLAVIVLLDVIQRKVSKRG, translated from the coding sequence ATGACGAGCGTCTCTCTCGAGGCCGCTGGCCGGCCGGTGCGCAAGCGCCGGCCGGCCCTCGGCACGAACCTGACCGCCACCTCCGGGGTCGGCCTCGGCGTGGCCATGATCTGGTTCAGCCTGCTCGTGCTGATCCCCCTGTGCGCGGTGGTCATCACCGCCGCCGAGGGTGGCTGGGCAGCGTTCTGGACCACGATCACCAACGAGCAGACCTCCGCGGCCATCAAGCTGACCGTCTCCCAGGCTGCCCTGGTGACCCTGGTCAACGTGGTGATGGGCACCCTGATCGCCTGGGTGCTGGTCCGGGACCACTTCTGGGGCAAGGGCCTGCTCGAGATCCTGATCGACATCCCGTTCGCCCTGCCGACCATCGTCGCCGGCCTGGTGCTGCTCTCCCTCTACGGCCGTGACAGCCCCCTCGGCTTCGACGTGGTCAACACCCGGGCCAGCGTCTTCCTCGCCTTCCTCTTCGTGACCCTGCCGTTCGTGGTCCGGATGGTCCAGCCGGTCCTGGCCGAGCTGGAGAAGGACGTGGAGGAGGCCGCCGCCTCCCTGGGCGCCGGCAAGCTCACCACGTTCCGCCGGGTGATCCTGCCCGCGCTGGTGCCGGCCATCACCGCGGGCGCCGCGCTCTCCTTCGCCCGGGGCGTGAGCGAGTACGGCTCGCTCGTCCTGCTCTCGGGCAACCTGCCCTTCAAGACCGAGGTCACCTCGGTGCGCATCCTCGGCAGCATCGAGAACAACAACGTGGCCGCCGCGGCGTCCACCGCGACCGTGCTGCTGCTGATCTCGCTCGCCGTGATCGTCCTCCTCGACGTGATCCAGAGGAAGGTGTCGAAGCGTGGTTAA
- a CDS encoding YajQ family cyclic di-GMP-binding protein — MADSSFDIVSKLDRQEVDNALGQTAREVATRFDFKGTGATIEWQGEHAIEITASADDRANAVLDVFKDKLIKRQQSLKILDASEPRPSGQQSKISITLKEGISSEDAKKISKLIRDEGPKGVKAQIQGDELRVSSKKRDDLQAVQQLVKSQDLDFAVQFTNYR, encoded by the coding sequence ATGGCCGACTCGTCGTTCGACATCGTGAGCAAGCTGGACCGCCAGGAGGTCGACAACGCGTTGGGCCAGACCGCCCGCGAGGTCGCCACCCGCTTCGACTTCAAGGGCACCGGCGCCACCATCGAGTGGCAGGGCGAGCACGCGATCGAGATCACCGCCTCGGCCGACGACCGGGCCAACGCCGTCCTCGACGTCTTCAAGGACAAGCTGATCAAGCGTCAGCAGTCGCTGAAGATCCTCGACGCCTCCGAGCCCCGCCCCTCGGGCCAGCAGTCCAAGATCTCGATCACCCTCAAGGAGGGGATCAGCTCGGAGGACGCCAAGAAGATCTCCAAGCTGATCCGCGACGAGGGCCCCAAGGGCGTCAAGGCCCAGATCCAGGGCGACGAGCTGCGGGTCTCGTCCAAGAAGCGCGACGACCTGCAGGCCGTGCAGCAGCTGGTGAAGTCCCAGGACCTGGACTTCGCGGTCCAGTTCACCAACTACCGCTGA
- a CDS encoding NRAMP family divalent metal transporter — MAGESSPGVAAEDQGKSLGPTSRGTLLGAIFLMATSSIGPGFITQTANFTVELGAAFAFAILISILVDIAIQTNVWRVIGVSGMRAQELGNATLPGLGYLMAGLLLAGGLVFNIGNVSGAGLGVNIMTDLDAEIGAVILSVVAVGIFLSKRAGVAMDRIVVLLGAVMILLTLYVALTSGPPVGDALKNTVVPDEFSALAITTLIGGTIGGYIIYAGAHRLIDAGVTGQERVGELNRSAITGIVVTGVMRVVLFLAILGVVSSGTALDPDSQAASAFQAAAGDVGYRMFGVVFSAAALTSVIGVSYTTITFLTSRRTPPRTTNLLVVGFIVVSVALFLIIGAAPAQLLVFAGAFNGILLPVGIGVMMWVAWRRRDLLHGYHYPKWLAGIGTAAWLVTIYLAFNSIRPAIELVTG, encoded by the coding sequence ATGGCAGGAGAGAGCTCACCCGGTGTAGCCGCCGAGGACCAGGGCAAGTCGCTCGGTCCCACCAGCAGGGGCACCCTGCTCGGCGCCATCTTCCTGATGGCCACCTCGTCCATCGGCCCGGGGTTCATCACCCAGACCGCCAACTTCACCGTCGAGCTGGGCGCGGCGTTCGCCTTCGCGATCCTCATCTCGATCCTGGTCGACATCGCCATCCAGACCAACGTGTGGCGGGTCATCGGGGTCTCCGGGATGCGCGCCCAGGAGCTGGGCAACGCGACCCTCCCCGGGCTCGGCTACCTGATGGCGGGGCTGCTGCTGGCCGGCGGCCTCGTCTTCAACATCGGGAACGTCAGCGGGGCCGGGCTCGGCGTGAACATCATGACCGACCTGGACGCAGAGATCGGCGCCGTGATCCTGTCGGTCGTGGCCGTCGGCATCTTCCTCTCCAAGCGGGCCGGGGTCGCGATGGACCGGATCGTGGTGCTGCTCGGCGCGGTGATGATCCTGCTGACCCTCTATGTCGCGCTCACCTCCGGGCCACCGGTCGGGGACGCCCTGAAGAACACGGTGGTGCCCGACGAGTTCAGCGCGCTGGCGATCACCACGCTGATCGGCGGGACCATCGGCGGCTACATCATCTACGCGGGGGCGCACCGCCTCATCGACGCCGGCGTGACGGGCCAGGAGCGGGTCGGCGAGCTCAACCGCAGTGCGATCACCGGCATCGTGGTCACCGGCGTCATGCGCGTCGTCCTCTTCCTGGCGATCCTCGGGGTGGTCAGCTCGGGGACGGCGCTGGACCCCGACAGCCAGGCGGCCAGCGCGTTCCAGGCTGCGGCCGGCGACGTCGGCTACCGGATGTTCGGGGTGGTCTTCTCGGCCGCGGCCCTGACCAGCGTCATCGGCGTCTCGTACACGACCATCACCTTCCTCACCTCGCGGCGCACACCGCCGCGCACCACCAACCTGCTGGTGGTCGGGTTCATCGTGGTCTCGGTCGCGCTGTTCCTGATCATCGGCGCCGCCCCGGCGCAGCTGCTGGTCTTCGCCGGCGCCTTCAACGGCATCCTGCTGCCGGTGGGCATCGGGGTGATGATGTGGGTCGCCTGGCGTCGCCGCGACCTGCTGCACGGCTACCACTACCCGAAGTGGCTCGCCGGGATCGGCACCGCCGCCTGGCTGGTCACCATCTACCTGGCGTTCAACTCGATCCGTCCCGCGATCGAGCTCGTCACCGGCTGA
- a CDS encoding 5-oxoprolinase subunit B family protein: MRILPSGSRGLLLELDSLEEVLARYAALQEADLPVLDLVPAGRTILVVADRGTELAPLAARLRQVEPAEHAGVGGEPVEIPVRYDGEDLSDAAHLLGCTPEELVRRHAEEEWTVAFCGFAPGFGYLTGSRFDWDVPRRSSPRTKVPARSLGLAGEFTGVYPRESPGGWQLVGHAEVDVFDPDRDPPALLVPGSPVRFVEAR; the protein is encoded by the coding sequence ATGCGGATCCTGCCGAGCGGGAGCCGAGGCCTGCTGCTGGAGCTGGACTCCTTGGAGGAGGTGCTCGCTCGGTACGCCGCGCTGCAGGAGGCCGACCTGCCGGTCCTCGACCTGGTCCCCGCCGGCCGCACCATCCTGGTGGTCGCCGACCGCGGCACGGAGCTGGCCCCGCTGGCCGCGCGGCTGCGGCAGGTCGAGCCGGCCGAGCACGCCGGGGTCGGCGGAGAACCGGTGGAGATCCCGGTGCGCTACGACGGCGAGGACCTCTCCGACGCCGCGCACCTGCTCGGCTGCACTCCCGAGGAGCTGGTGCGCCGGCACGCCGAGGAGGAGTGGACGGTCGCCTTCTGCGGGTTCGCGCCCGGGTTCGGCTACCTGACCGGCTCCCGGTTCGACTGGGACGTGCCGCGTCGCTCCAGCCCCCGGACCAAGGTGCCGGCCCGCTCGCTGGGGCTCGCCGGCGAGTTCACCGGGGTCTACCCACGCGAGTCGCCGGGCGGCTGGCAGCTCGTCGGCCACGCGGAGGTCGACGTCTTCGACCCCGACCGTGACCCCCCGGCCCTGCTGGTGCCGGGTTCGCCGGTCCGGTTCGTGGAGGCCCGATGA
- a CDS encoding 5-oxoprolinase subunit C family protein, translating to MTALTVVEPGPLTTVQDFGRPGQAALGIGRSGACDRGAHRLANALVGNHPTLATLEVTFGGLEVTTDTDVMVATSGARCSGRFPHLSPFLLPAGETLALGMPAAGLRTYVAFRGGIDVDPVLGSRATDVLAGLGPKVPQAGDVLPVGTTDRPLPNVDVAPVPEPTGERMVLPVRPGPRRDWFDDEAWALLLSQTYTVDPESNRVGVRLVGEPLSRTREGELSSEGMLRGAIQVPPSGLPVLFLADHPVTGGYPVIGYVEDEDVDRCAQLRPGQEVAFSASRSAAVTGVVTGVVTGVVTDT from the coding sequence ATGACCGCCCTGACCGTGGTGGAGCCCGGCCCCCTGACCACCGTGCAGGACTTCGGCCGACCGGGCCAGGCAGCACTCGGCATCGGCCGCTCCGGCGCCTGCGACCGTGGCGCCCACCGGCTGGCCAACGCGCTGGTCGGCAACCACCCGACGCTGGCGACCTTGGAGGTGACCTTCGGAGGGCTCGAGGTGACCACCGACACCGACGTCATGGTCGCCACCTCGGGGGCCAGGTGCTCCGGCCGGTTCCCGCACCTGTCCCCGTTCCTGCTGCCCGCGGGCGAGACCCTCGCCCTGGGGATGCCCGCCGCCGGCCTGCGGACCTACGTGGCGTTCCGCGGCGGGATCGACGTCGACCCGGTGCTCGGCAGCCGGGCCACCGACGTGCTCGCGGGGCTGGGCCCCAAGGTGCCCCAGGCGGGCGACGTCCTGCCGGTCGGCACCACGGACCGGCCGCTGCCCAACGTCGACGTCGCGCCGGTGCCGGAGCCGACCGGGGAGCGGATGGTGCTGCCGGTACGCCCGGGTCCGCGACGCGACTGGTTCGACGACGAGGCGTGGGCCCTGCTCCTGTCGCAGACCTACACGGTCGACCCGGAGTCCAACCGGGTCGGCGTGCGGCTGGTCGGCGAGCCCCTGTCCCGCACCCGCGAGGGGGAGCTGAGCAGCGAGGGGATGCTGCGCGGCGCGATCCAGGTGCCGCCCTCGGGTCTGCCGGTGCTCTTCCTCGCCGACCACCCGGTGACCGGGGGCTACCCGGTCATCGGCTACGTCGAGGACGAGGACGTCGACCGGTGCGCCCAGCTGCGACCCGGCCAGGAGGTGGCCTTCAGCGCCTCCCGGTCGGCAGCGGTCACGGGGGTGGTCACGGGGGTGGTCACGGGGGTGGTCACCGACACGTAG